A window of the Polaribacter sp. HaHaR_3_91 genome harbors these coding sequences:
- a CDS encoding TrkH family potassium uptake protein: MNIAFKKIYKTAFWASVLGLFAFIFHFGFEQTIFVQQLIDGFYFIVIALGLTSTFVRYYENPHLLKRNVVVFDLLSIGYLLGIIYMYLFVGESFQTDLVLENPLWLVFAVILSFIREFSELKLNLNRIYFNPAQLFILSFLTIIFLGSLLLMMPKATYNGLSFIDALFTSASAVCVTGLAVVDTGTYFTVFGQSILLILIQIGGLGILTFASYFSYFFKGGSTYENQLTLSEMTNSQRIGGVFNTLKNIIVITVTVELIAAILIYVSLDDALVTNFVDKAFFSIFHAISAFCNAGFSTLSNSIYEVGFRFNYPLQLVIIATFFLGSLGFPIVVNLLKYLKHVILNFFKFQSYRKTYKPWVLKINSRINLVTTLSLTAIAFILFFIIEYHNTLEEHSLFGKMVNALFIATTPRTAGFNSVDMTALSLPTIMITFLLMWIGASPASTGGGIKTSTFAIATLNILSLAKGKNRIEVYRREVADISVKRAFATIALSLIVIGFGIMLITIFNPELGLLKIAFESFSAYSTVGLSLGITSSLGTASKLVVIAIMFIGRVSMLSIMVAVFRKIKHKNYRYPSEEITIN; the protein is encoded by the coding sequence ATGAATATTGCTTTTAAAAAAATATATAAGACTGCATTTTGGGCAAGTGTTTTAGGATTGTTTGCTTTTATTTTTCATTTTGGTTTTGAGCAAACTATTTTTGTACAGCAGCTTATAGATGGTTTTTACTTTATTGTAATTGCATTAGGCTTAACGTCTACTTTTGTGCGGTATTATGAAAATCCGCATCTTTTAAAAAGAAATGTTGTGGTCTTTGACCTCCTTTCTATCGGATATTTATTAGGTATTATTTATATGTATTTGTTTGTTGGTGAATCCTTTCAGACAGATTTGGTTTTAGAGAATCCGTTGTGGTTGGTTTTTGCGGTTATTTTATCATTTATAAGAGAGTTTTCTGAACTGAAATTAAACCTAAATAGAATTTATTTTAATCCTGCTCAGTTATTTATTTTAAGTTTTTTAACCATCATCTTTTTAGGTTCTTTATTATTGATGATGCCAAAAGCTACGTATAACGGTTTGTCTTTTATAGATGCTTTGTTTACTTCTGCAAGTGCCGTTTGTGTTACAGGATTAGCTGTAGTAGATACGGGTACTTATTTTACCGTTTTTGGGCAATCTATACTTTTAATTCTAATTCAAATTGGTGGTTTGGGAATTTTAACTTTTGCGAGCTATTTTAGTTATTTCTTTAAAGGTGGTAGCACGTATGAGAATCAGTTAACGTTGAGTGAAATGACCAATTCACAAAGAATTGGAGGTGTTTTTAATACCTTAAAAAATATTATTGTAATTACTGTAACGGTAGAGTTAATTGCCGCCATACTTATTTATGTTTCTTTAGATGATGCTTTAGTAACCAATTTTGTAGACAAAGCTTTTTTCTCTATTTTTCATGCTATTTCTGCTTTTTGCAATGCAGGTTTTTCTACGTTAAGTAATAGTATTTATGAAGTTGGTTTTCGTTTTAATTATCCTTTACAACTGGTAATTATTGCTACATTTTTTCTTGGGAGTTTAGGTTTTCCTATTGTAGTAAACCTCTTAAAATATTTAAAGCATGTTATTCTCAATTTTTTTAAGTTTCAATCTTATAGAAAAACCTATAAACCTTGGGTATTAAAAATTAACAGTCGAATTAATTTAGTAACTACTTTGTCGCTTACAGCTATTGCTTTTATACTTTTCTTTATTATAGAATACCATAATACTTTAGAAGAACATTCGCTTTTTGGTAAAATGGTCAATGCTTTATTTATTGCAACCACACCAAGAACAGCAGGTTTTAATTCGGTAGATATGACTGCTTTATCATTACCCACAATTATGATTACCTTTTTATTAATGTGGATTGGAGCTTCGCCAGCATCCACCGGAGGTGGTATAAAAACCAGTACTTTTGCTATTGCCACTTTAAACATATTAAGTTTGGCAAAAGGAAAAAACAGAATAGAAGTATACAGAAGAGAAGTTGCAGATATTTCTGTAAAAAGAGCATTTGCCACCATAGCACTTTCGTTAATTGTAATTGGTTTTGGTATTATGCTGATTACCATATTTAACCCTGAACTAGGACTGTTAAAAATCGCTTTCGAAAGTTTTTCTGCCTACAGTACTGTTGGTTTAAGTTTAGGTATTACGTCTAGTCTTGGTACGGCAAGTAAGTTGGTTGTAATTGCTATTATGTTTATAGGAAGAGTAAGTATGCTTTCTATAATGGTAGCCGTTTTTAGAAAAATTAAACATAAAAATTATCGCTACCCAAGCGAAGAAATAACCATAAACTAA
- the priA gene encoding primosomal protein N', with the protein MLHFIDVILPIPIQKTFTYSVTEDEANFLKKGMRVAVSFGKSKMYSALILNIHQTKPVLYEAKDIHQILDEVPLVNELQLKHWQWISSYYMCSLGDVYRAALPSAFLLESETIINKNEDFTEEDILADDEFLIFEALQHQSQLTIHQVIAILGKQKVMPIINSLIKKEAIIIKEEIYEQYKPKLVKYVRLHADYSSDDSLGKLLEELSRAKKQREAVLGFFQLSTSKKPIKAKDLEEKASVSASILKSLVDKNIFEFYHIQTDRIEFNGDTNDLKVLNEFQEKALTEIKETFKEKDVTLLHGITSSGKTEVYTKLIQEVLDQGKQVVFLLPEIALTTQIITRLQFYFGEQISVFHSKYSMNERVEVWNNVLENKPKARIILGARSSIFLPFSNLGLIVVDEEHETSYKQFEPSPRYNARDCAIVLAKLHNAKILLGSATPSLETYFNAQQNKYGFVALNRRHGNVQLPKIELIDVKEKQRKKEMKGHFSDRLLKLIQEALDLKEQVILFQNRRGFSPVVECNTCGVSPECPNCDVSLTYHKFRNELRCHYCNYQRSMPNSCGACGSNTLDNKGFGTEQIELELTTLFPDFKIGRMDLDTTRGKYGYQKIIGAFEAKEIDVLVGTQMLSKGLDFENVTLVGIINADSMLNFPDFRAHERAYDMMVQVSGRAGRSKKQGNVAIQTYNPHHQILQQVSTTNYAEMYKEQLQERWQYKYPPYYRLIKITLKHKDYNKVDSGVNWLFKALYSSFGENVLGPTAPAVSRVRNQYIKNIVIKIPPKQNLAQTKKQLQKIKDTFEAVKDFRPIRFITDVDAY; encoded by the coding sequence TTGCTACATTTTATAGACGTCATACTACCCATTCCTATACAGAAAACATTCACGTATTCTGTTACTGAAGACGAAGCTAATTTTCTAAAAAAAGGAATGCGTGTTGCAGTTTCTTTTGGAAAATCGAAAATGTATTCTGCCTTGATTTTAAACATCCATCAAACAAAACCGGTTTTGTACGAAGCCAAAGATATTCATCAAATTTTAGATGAAGTTCCATTGGTAAATGAATTACAACTAAAACATTGGCAATGGATTTCTAGTTATTACATGTGTTCTTTGGGTGATGTATATAGAGCTGCTTTGCCTTCTGCTTTTTTGTTAGAAAGCGAAACCATTATCAATAAAAATGAAGATTTTACTGAAGAAGATATTTTAGCTGATGATGAATTTTTAATTTTTGAAGCTTTACAACATCAATCTCAATTGACCATTCATCAAGTAATTGCTATTTTAGGAAAGCAAAAAGTAATGCCTATTATAAACTCTTTAATTAAAAAAGAAGCAATTATAATTAAGGAAGAAATTTACGAACAATACAAACCAAAATTGGTTAAATATGTTCGTTTACATGCAGATTATTCTTCGGATGATTCTCTAGGAAAATTATTAGAAGAATTATCTAGAGCAAAAAAACAACGGGAAGCCGTTTTAGGATTTTTTCAACTATCAACTTCTAAAAAACCTATAAAAGCAAAAGATCTAGAAGAAAAAGCAAGTGTTTCTGCTTCCATTTTAAAGTCTTTGGTCGATAAAAACATTTTTGAATTTTATCACATTCAAACAGATAGAATTGAGTTTAATGGAGATACTAATGATTTAAAAGTGCTGAATGAGTTTCAAGAAAAAGCACTTACAGAAATTAAAGAAACCTTTAAAGAAAAAGACGTTACGCTTTTACACGGAATTACAAGTTCTGGAAAAACAGAAGTCTATACAAAATTAATTCAAGAAGTATTAGACCAAGGGAAACAAGTAGTATTCTTGTTGCCAGAAATTGCATTAACCACACAAATAATAACGCGTTTACAGTTTTATTTTGGAGAACAAATTTCTGTTTTTCACTCTAAATATTCTATGAATGAGCGTGTAGAAGTTTGGAATAACGTTTTAGAAAACAAACCGAAAGCACGCATTATTTTAGGTGCTCGTTCTTCTATATTTTTACCTTTTTCTAATTTAGGTTTAATTGTGGTTGATGAAGAACACGAAACTTCTTACAAACAGTTTGAACCTTCACCAAGGTACAATGCAAGAGATTGCGCTATTGTTTTAGCGAAACTTCATAATGCTAAAATATTATTGGGTTCTGCTACTCCATCCTTAGAAACCTATTTTAATGCACAACAAAATAAATATGGTTTTGTAGCATTAAATCGTCGTCATGGAAATGTGCAACTGCCAAAAATTGAATTGATAGACGTAAAGGAAAAGCAGCGAAAAAAGGAAATGAAAGGTCATTTTTCTGATAGATTACTGAAACTGATTCAGGAAGCTTTAGACTTAAAAGAGCAAGTAATTTTGTTTCAAAATAGACGTGGATTTTCGCCAGTTGTAGAATGTAATACATGTGGAGTATCACCAGAATGTCCAAATTGTGATGTTAGTTTAACCTACCATAAATTCAGGAACGAATTGCGTTGCCATTATTGCAACTATCAAAGATCCATGCCAAATAGCTGTGGTGCTTGCGGAAGCAATACTTTAGACAATAAAGGTTTTGGAACTGAACAGATTGAATTAGAGCTGACCACGTTATTTCCAGATTTTAAGATCGGAAGAATGGATTTAGATACTACTCGTGGAAAATATGGGTATCAAAAAATAATTGGTGCTTTCGAAGCTAAAGAAATAGACGTACTAGTAGGAACGCAAATGCTTTCTAAAGGTTTAGATTTTGAAAATGTAACTTTGGTAGGAATCATAAATGCAGATTCTATGCTAAATTTCCCAGATTTTAGAGCACATGAACGTGCGTATGATATGATGGTACAGGTTTCAGGAAGAGCAGGAAGAAGTAAAAAACAAGGAAATGTAGCCATTCAAACCTATAATCCGCATCATCAAATATTACAACAAGTTTCTACCACAAATTATGCAGAAATGTATAAAGAACAATTGCAGGAACGTTGGCAATATAAATACCCACCTTATTATAGATTGATAAAAATTACGCTAAAGCACAAAGATTACAACAAAGTTGATAGTGGTGTAAATTGGCTATTTAAAGCTTTGTATAGTTCTTTTGGTGAAAATGTTTTAGGTCCAACTGCACCAGCTGTTTCTAGAGTTAGAAATCAATATATTAAAAATATTGTCATTAAAATTCCGCCAAAACAAAATTTAGCACAAACAAAAAAACAACTTCAAAAGATTAAAGATACTTTTGAAGCTGTTAAAGATTTTAGACCAATCCGATTTATTACAGATGTGGATGCGTATTAA
- a CDS encoding GlmU family protein encodes MNYILFDGDVRDALLPFTYTKPVADIRIGILTIREKWEKYLGLTTTTITQEYLEEKYPMVEMEENILINASFCPTENLIEKVKNLSKNEAIFKGDDVIAFFTSDSQEEVNFDEYTQIEFDEDLIQVKNTWDIFSLNEKAIQQDFDLITEGRESEPIPEGTRYLNKENIFIEEGAEITFATLNASTGPIYIGKDAVIMENSAIRGPFAMCENAVVKLGAKIFGATTLGPYCKVGGEISNAVLFAYSSKGHDGYLGNSVIGEWCNLGADTNNSNLKNNYAQVKLWNYETGRFAKTGLQFCGLMMGDHSKCGINTMFNTGTVVGVSANIFGSGFPRNFIPSFSWGGASGFTEYKTDKVFEVAEVVMKRKDLFFEEIDKRILEHVFEETKQYRNY; translated from the coding sequence ATGAATTATATTCTATTTGATGGAGATGTTAGAGACGCTCTATTACCTTTTACATATACAAAACCAGTTGCAGACATTAGAATAGGAATATTAACCATTCGAGAAAAATGGGAAAAATATTTAGGTTTAACAACCACGACTATTACACAGGAATATTTAGAAGAAAAATATCCGATGGTAGAAATGGAAGAGAATATATTAATCAATGCTTCTTTTTGTCCTACAGAAAATTTAATTGAAAAAGTAAAGAATTTATCAAAAAATGAAGCTATTTTTAAAGGTGATGATGTCATTGCTTTTTTTACTTCAGATTCTCAAGAAGAAGTAAATTTTGATGAATACACTCAAATTGAATTTGATGAAGATTTGATACAAGTTAAAAACACGTGGGATATTTTTTCTTTAAATGAAAAAGCTATTCAGCAAGATTTCGATTTAATTACAGAAGGAAGAGAGTCTGAACCAATACCAGAAGGAACAAGGTATTTGAATAAAGAAAATATTTTTATAGAAGAAGGAGCAGAAATTACTTTTGCAACTTTAAACGCATCTACAGGACCAATTTATATTGGTAAAGATGCTGTTATTATGGAAAATTCTGCAATTAGAGGTCCTTTTGCAATGTGTGAAAATGCCGTTGTAAAATTAGGAGCTAAAATATTTGGAGCGACTACTTTAGGTCCATATTGTAAAGTAGGAGGAGAGATTAGTAATGCTGTTTTATTTGCATATTCAAGCAAAGGTCACGATGGTTATTTAGGAAATTCTGTAATAGGAGAATGGTGTAATTTAGGAGCAGATACAAATAACTCTAATCTTAAAAACAATTACGCTCAAGTAAAATTATGGAATTATGAAACAGGTCGTTTCGCAAAAACAGGCTTACAGTTTTGTGGTTTAATGATGGGAGATCACTCTAAATGCGGAATTAATACCATGTTTAACACTGGTACCGTAGTTGGTGTAAGTGCCAATATTTTTGGAAGCGGATTTCCAAGGAATTTTATTCCGTCTTTTAGTTGGGGAGGAGCTTCTGGATTTACGGAATATAAAACTGATAAAGTTTTTGAAGTAGCAGAAGTTGTTATGAAACGTAAAGATTTGTTTTTTGAAGAAATCGATAAAAGAATTCTAGAGCACGTTTTTGAAGAAACGAAACAATATAGAAATTATTAA
- a CDS encoding acyl-CoA thioesterase → MIKQFKHIKESQVKIMELMKPSNSNFSGKIHGGYILNLMDQIAFACASKHSGNYCVTASVNKVDFLNPIEVGELVTMKASINFTGRTSMVVGLRVDSENIRTGETKHCNSSYFTMVAKDDDGKSTPVPGIVLTTKDEVRRFARSITRQSEGRNRTSRFHSKVFKVDEYIHLLEESNAKIDLK, encoded by the coding sequence ATGATTAAACAATTTAAACATATTAAGGAATCACAAGTAAAAATTATGGAGTTGATGAAACCATCCAACTCTAATTTTAGCGGTAAAATTCATGGAGGTTATATTTTAAATTTGATGGATCAAATAGCATTTGCTTGTGCTTCTAAACATTCTGGAAATTACTGTGTTACGGCTTCTGTAAATAAGGTTGATTTTTTAAACCCTATTGAAGTTGGCGAATTAGTAACCATGAAAGCTTCTATTAATTTTACAGGAAGAACCTCTATGGTTGTAGGTTTACGTGTAGATTCTGAAAATATTAGAACTGGAGAAACAAAGCATTGTAACTCTTCTTATTTTACAATGGTTGCAAAAGATGATGATGGAAAAAGTACACCTGTACCCGGAATTGTACTAACAACTAAAGACGAAGTTAGACGTTTTGCAAGAAGTATTACTAGACAAAGTGAAGGAAGAAATAGAACTTCTCGTTTTCATAGCAAAGTTTTTAAAGTAGATGAGTATATTCACTTACTAGAGGAAAGCAATGCTAAAATTGACTTAAAATAA
- the guaB gene encoding IMP dehydrogenase: MTAHDNKILGEGLTYDDVLLVPAFSDVLPREVSIQTKFTRNITINVPIASAAMDTVTESALAIAIAREGGIGVLHKNMTIEQQAKEVRKVKRAESGMILDPVTLPLTAVVAEAKANMKEHGIGGIPIVDDNGILKGIVTNRDLRFEHDSQRPIVEVMTSENLVTGDVGTSLSDAEKILQNYKIEKLLIVDENYKLKGLITFRDITKVTQKPIANKDSFGRLRVAAALGVTGDAVDRAEALVNAGVDAVIIDTAHGHTKGVVAVLKAVKAKFPELDVVVGNIATGAAAKYLVEAGADAVKVGIGPGSICTTRVVAGVGFPQFSAVLEVAAAIKGSGVPVIADGGIRYTGDIPKAIAAGADSVMLGSLLAGTKESPGETIIYEGRKFKSYRGMGSVEAMKQGSKDRYFQDVEDDIKKLVPEGIVGRVPYKGELAESIHQFIGGLRAGMGYCGAKDVETLKETGRFVRITASGINESHPHDVAITKESPNYSRR, encoded by the coding sequence ATGACAGCACACGACAACAAAATTTTAGGAGAAGGATTAACATATGACGACGTTCTTTTAGTCCCAGCCTTTTCCGATGTACTTCCAAGAGAAGTAAGTATTCAAACAAAATTTACTAGAAACATTACAATCAACGTTCCAATTGCATCTGCTGCTATGGATACCGTTACAGAATCTGCTTTAGCAATTGCTATTGCAAGAGAAGGTGGTATTGGTGTTTTACATAAAAATATGACTATTGAGCAACAAGCTAAAGAAGTTAGAAAAGTAAAACGTGCAGAAAGCGGAATGATTTTAGACCCTGTTACATTGCCTTTAACGGCTGTGGTTGCTGAAGCAAAAGCAAACATGAAAGAACATGGTATTGGAGGGATTCCTATTGTAGATGACAATGGCATCTTAAAAGGAATTGTTACTAATAGAGATTTACGTTTTGAGCATGATAGCCAAAGACCTATTGTAGAAGTAATGACTAGCGAAAACCTAGTAACTGGAGATGTTGGAACTTCTTTAAGTGATGCAGAAAAAATTCTTCAGAATTATAAAATAGAAAAACTTTTAATTGTTGATGAAAATTATAAATTAAAAGGATTAATTACTTTTAGAGATATCACTAAAGTAACTCAGAAACCAATTGCTAACAAAGATTCTTTTGGTAGATTAAGAGTTGCAGCGGCATTAGGTGTTACAGGAGATGCAGTAGATAGAGCAGAAGCATTAGTAAATGCTGGTGTAGATGCTGTAATTATAGATACAGCTCACGGACATACTAAAGGTGTAGTTGCAGTTTTAAAAGCTGTAAAAGCAAAGTTTCCAGAATTAGATGTAGTGGTTGGTAATATAGCAACAGGAGCTGCGGCTAAATATTTGGTAGAAGCAGGAGCAGATGCTGTAAAAGTAGGTATTGGACCAGGTTCTATTTGTACTACCAGAGTAGTTGCAGGAGTTGGTTTTCCTCAGTTTTCTGCTGTTTTAGAAGTTGCAGCAGCTATTAAAGGTAGTGGAGTGCCAGTAATTGCAGATGGAGGAATTCGTTATACAGGAGATATACCTAAAGCAATTGCAGCAGGAGCAGATTCTGTAATGTTAGGTTCTCTTTTAGCAGGTACAAAAGAATCGCCAGGAGAAACTATTATTTACGAAGGAAGAAAATTTAAATCTTATAGAGGTATGGGATCTGTAGAAGCTATGAAACAAGGCTCTAAAGATAGATACTTTCAAGATGTAGAAGATGATATTAAAAAACTAGTACCCGAAGGTATTGTAGGTCGTGTTCCTTATAAAGGAGAGCTTGCAGAAAGTATCCACCAATTTATTGGAGGGTTACGAGCTGGAATGGGATATTGTGGTGCAAAAGATGTAGAAACATTAAAAGAAACGGGTAGATTTGTAAGAATTACGGCAAGTGGAATTAATGAAAGTCATCCGCATGATGTAGCAATTACTAAAGAGTCTCCTAATTACAGTAGAAGATAA
- a CDS encoding imelysin family protein: MKFNFTKLPLLLLTSILAISCSNNEDEIPTEQISKADFIENYATIASTNYSDTYNTAVAMQTKINAFIAAPTETTLAEARTSWLYARDFYGQTEAYREANGPIDNEDLLATEGQINAWPLDEGYIDYVFNSTGGTVQNGLIGDTTVELTAANLIAKNEDGGADNIATGWHAIEFLLWGQDLNYDPINHTTDNYAVSGDRPYTDYTTADFADRRATYLQVVTDLLINDLNDLNNTWAVGGTYRTTFEALEEDVALKNILSGIGFISNGEVAQERIFAAIDEGQENEHSCFSDNTNQDMWANVHGLNNIIVGTYTTESGAIISGVSLIELVNQNNATFGASLDVKSSETISKLNTLLGLGKNFDEIISEENLTSGGPANDLAVALVNQSHAISDAAGALGVSITVE, from the coding sequence ATGAAATTTAACTTTACAAAACTACCTTTACTATTATTAACAAGTATTTTAGCTATTTCTTGCTCTAATAATGAAGATGAAATACCAACAGAACAAATATCTAAAGCGGATTTTATAGAAAACTATGCAACAATAGCATCTACAAATTATTCAGACACATACAATACTGCTGTAGCAATGCAAACCAAAATTAATGCTTTTATTGCAGCACCTACAGAAACTACTTTAGCAGAAGCAAGAACTTCTTGGTTATATGCTAGAGATTTTTATGGACAAACAGAAGCGTATAGAGAAGCGAACGGACCAATTGATAACGAAGATTTATTAGCAACCGAAGGACAAATTAACGCATGGCCTTTAGATGAAGGTTATATTGATTATGTTTTTAATAGTACTGGAGGAACTGTACAAAATGGCTTAATTGGTGATACTACTGTTGAATTAACAGCAGCAAATCTTATAGCTAAAAATGAAGATGGTGGTGCAGACAATATTGCTACAGGATGGCACGCTATTGAGTTTTTACTTTGGGGGCAAGATTTAAACTACGACCCTATTAACCATACCACAGATAATTATGCTGTTTCTGGAGATAGACCTTACACAGATTATACAACGGCAGACTTTGCAGATAGAAGAGCTACTTATTTACAAGTTGTTACAGATTTATTAATTAATGACTTAAATGATTTAAATAATACTTGGGCAGTTGGTGGTACTTATAGAACAACTTTTGAAGCTTTAGAGGAAGATGTTGCACTAAAAAATATCTTAAGCGGTATTGGTTTTATTTCTAATGGTGAAGTTGCTCAAGAAAGAATTTTTGCTGCTATAGATGAAGGGCAAGAAAATGAACATTCTTGTTTTTCTGACAATACAAACCAAGATATGTGGGCAAATGTACATGGATTAAATAATATTATTGTTGGTACCTATACTACAGAAAGTGGTGCTATTATTTCTGGTGTTTCATTGATAGAATTAGTGAATCAAAATAATGCAACTTTTGGAGCGTCTTTAGATGTAAAATCTTCCGAAACGATTTCTAAATTAAATACTTTATTAGGTTTGGGTAAGAATTTCGATGAAATTATTAGCGAAGAAAATTTAACTTCCGGTGGTCCTGCTAATGATTTGGCAGTAGCATTAGTAAATCAAAGTCACGCAATTTCTGATGCAGCAGGTGCTTTAGGTGTTAGTATTACTGTAGAGTAA
- a CDS encoding di-heme oxidoredictase family protein — MKYFFYILIFFLFSCTSDEFSEEEYIDINYEAGEENLVSGLSVEAFTAEKAFGRSIPGLSNLELAFFGIGNAMFEQSWVSAPATTTSRDGLGPIFNARACATCHSNDGRGTPILENGAVSEGFLIRLSSGNDLISGPIGIANYGGQLQDNSNLGMAKEATINVHFETITGSYSDGEGYEIRKPTYTIVNENYGSLNNPKQSPRVGPQVIGLGFIDALSEASILANEDINDIDGDGISGKANYVWNVRASKSTIGKFGWKANQPTLEQQVAGAFNGDMGLTSSLFPDENCPHGVDCSKLNNGNNVNETVEVPDTQMSRIMVYQAAISVPKRRDFKTLDVLEGKQLFNDLACVICHVNNFTTGNDYSLLKQLENIIIRPYSDFLLHDMGDELADNRADFLADRNEWRTQPLWGLGLIEEVNKHTFLLHDGRARNIEEAILWHGGEAENAKNNFKNLSKEKREQLLKFLNSL, encoded by the coding sequence ATGAAGTATTTTTTTTACATTCTAATTTTTTTCCTTTTCTCTTGTACTTCTGATGAGTTTTCTGAAGAAGAATATATAGACATTAATTACGAAGCAGGCGAAGAAAATCTAGTATCTGGTTTATCTGTAGAAGCTTTTACAGCAGAAAAAGCTTTTGGTAGATCAATTCCGGGATTATCAAATTTAGAACTGGCTTTTTTTGGTATTGGTAATGCCATGTTTGAGCAAAGTTGGGTTTCTGCTCCGGCAACAACCACTTCTAGAGATGGTTTAGGTCCCATATTTAACGCTAGAGCTTGTGCTACTTGTCATTCTAATGATGGTAGAGGAACTCCTATATTAGAAAACGGTGCCGTTTCCGAAGGATTTTTAATCCGTTTAAGTTCTGGAAACGATTTAATTTCAGGCCCAATTGGTATTGCTAATTATGGAGGTCAATTACAAGACAATTCTAATTTAGGTATGGCTAAAGAAGCAACAATTAATGTGCATTTCGAAACAATTACAGGTAGCTATTCTGATGGAGAAGGTTACGAAATAAGAAAACCAACCTACACAATTGTAAATGAAAATTATGGTTCTTTAAACAACCCAAAACAATCTCCACGCGTTGGCCCGCAAGTAATTGGTTTAGGTTTTATAGATGCTTTAAGCGAAGCTAGTATTTTAGCAAACGAAGATATTAATGATATTGACGGAGACGGAATTTCGGGAAAAGCAAATTATGTTTGGAATGTTAGAGCGTCTAAATCTACCATTGGTAAATTTGGATGGAAAGCCAATCAACCAACACTAGAACAACAAGTTGCTGGTGCTTTTAATGGAGATATGGGTTTAACTTCTTCTTTATTTCCGGATGAAAATTGTCCGCATGGTGTAGATTGTAGCAAATTAAATAATGGTAATAATGTTAATGAAACAGTAGAAGTACCAGATACTCAAATGAGTAGAATAATGGTATACCAAGCAGCTATTTCTGTACCTAAAAGAAGAGATTTTAAAACGCTAGATGTCTTAGAAGGGAAACAGTTATTTAATGATTTAGCTTGTGTTATTTGCCATGTAAACAATTTTACAACAGGCAATGACTACTCATTATTAAAGCAACTAGAAAATATAATTATTAGACCTTATTCAGATTTTTTATTGCATGATATGGGTGATGAATTAGCAGATAATAGAGCCGATTTTTTAGCTGATCGAAACGAATGGAGAACACAACCTCTTTGGGGTTTAGGCTTAATCGAAGAAGTTAATAAGCATACTTTTTTATTACACGATGGTAGAGCAAGAAATATCGAAGAAGCTATTTTATGGCATGGTGGAGAAGCAGAAAACGCTAAGAATAATTTCAAAAATTTATCAAAAGAAAAACGCGAACAACTACTTAAATTTTTAAATTCATTATAA